In Apium graveolens cultivar Ventura chromosome 10, ASM990537v1, whole genome shotgun sequence, the following are encoded in one genomic region:
- the LOC141689885 gene encoding protein DETOXIFICATION 24-like has translation MDNGLHERLIVPKVQEEGEIDLKSKVWQESKDIWRVALPGIISRVGSFGTIVITQSFVGHISPLDLAGYALVQTITVRFVNGILLGMSSATETLCGQAFGAGQYHMMGIYLQRSWIVDLITLTILLPVFIFGSQIFMLLGQDESIAKRGGYISLLFIPFVYYFVFSLTIQMYLQAQLKNKFVAWISLFQFILHVPLSWLFVSYFSFGVAGAMSALIISSWFLVIGMFVYIFGGWCPQTWKGFSKAALSDILPVVKLSLSSGLMVCLELWYNALLVLIAGYMDNAEVAISAFSICLNINGWEFMICLGFLGAACVRVANELGKGNANAVRFSIKVLVATSLLIGVIFSSLCFVYHKEIAHFFTNDKEVADTVSDLSVLLGVSVFLNSIYPVLSGVAVGAGLQGTIAIVNLVCYYLIGIPVGIFLGYVVGLQVKGIWIGMICGIVCQTTTVCVITWRTNWDVQVQKASERLNRFYVKSGEETNQSSNHA, from the exons ATGGATAATGGATTGCACGAGAGGCTTATTGTGCCAAAAGTACAAGAAGAAGGAGAAATTGATTTGAAATCAAAGGTTTGGCAAGAATCCAAGGACATATGGAGGGTTGCATTACCTGGAATTATATCACGAGTGGGCTCATTTGGAACTATTGTGATCACACAATCATTTGTTGGCCATATAAGTCCATTGGATCTTGCTGGCTATGCTCTTGTTCAAACCATCACCGTCCGATTTGTAAATGGGATACTG TTAGGAATGTCAAGTGCGACTGAAACCCTCTGTGGGCAAGCATTTGGAGCAGGACAATACCATATGATGGGCATCTACTTGCAACGGTCATGGATTGTTGATTTGATTACTTTGACTATCTTGTTGCCGGTATTCATATTTGGAAGTCAAATATTCATGTTACTTGGCCAGGACGAATCTATAGCAAAAAGGGGAGGATACATATCGCTGTTGTTCATTCCCTTTGTCTACTATTTCGTTTTTAGCTTAACTATTCAGATGTACCTTCAAGCACAGTTAAAGAACAAGTTTGTTGCCTGGATCTCACTTTTCCAATTCATTCTCCATGTGCCTTTGTCGTGGCTCTTTGTTTCTTACTTCAGTTTCGGAGTTGCTGGTGCGATGAGTGCACTAATTATATCATCCTGGTTTCTGGTAATTGGGATGTTTGTTTACATCTTTGGTGGTTGGTGCCCTCAAACGTGGAAAGGATTTTCCAAAGCTGCCTTGTCGGATATTCTCCCAGTAGTCAAGCTCTCATTGTCTTCTGGATTGATGGTTTG CTTAGAGTTATGGTACAATGCTCTTCTAGTCTTGATTGCGGGGTATATGGATAATGCAGAGGTTGCTATATCTGCCTTCTCCATCTG CCTCAACATTAATGGATGGGAATTTATGATATGCCTTGGATTTCTAGGAGCTGCATG TGTAAGGGTTGCAAATGAACTCGGCAAGGGGAATGCTAATGCAGTGAGATTCTCTATCAAAGTCTTGGTTGCCACCTCATTGCTAATAGGTGTTATCTTCTCTAGTCTATGTTTCGTTTACCATAAAGAAATCGCACATTTCTTTACAAATGACAAGGAAGTTGCGGACACTGTGTCAGATCTCTCTGTACTCCTCGGTGTCTCGGTGTTTTTGAATAGTATATACCCAGTTCTCTCAG GGGTGGCAGTTGGGGCCGGTTTGCAGGGTACTATTGCAATTGTGAATTTAGTTTGCTACTATTTGATTGGCATTCCGGTTGGGATTTTCCTGGGATATGTTGTTGGTCTTCAAGTTAAG GGCATATGGATTGGAATGATATGTGGGATTGTATGTCAGACTACCACAGTGTGCGTAATAACATGGAGAACAAATTGGGATGTACAA GTGCAAAAAGCGTCGGAACGTCTCAATCGCTTTTACGTGAAATCCGGGGAGGAGACAAATCAAAGTTCTAATCATGCTTGA
- the LOC141689336 gene encoding uncharacterized protein LOC141689336 isoform X2 has protein sequence MRVERDVPPVTLDGEVLSFKEWILNLGNRVQQTYEFGDASDSSWIKIPKELLVTYSGDPVKAIVNEINSDLQQSHGCLEYLRDRAILTPLNEYVDKINGYVLDALPGTSTVYKSYDTICKGFSTNIVDEVLYPPEYLNSLRFGGVPNHELELNVGVPIMLLRNLNPKKRLCNGTRLIVTQCYRFVIEVLIITGNKICEKTYIPRICMSPADKTMPFVLKRKQFPVVVCYAMTINKSQGQTVKNVGLYLPKPVFSHGQLYVTVSRVTSPTGLKIVCVNEEDMYDGYTKNIVYHEIFNDIMATQ, from the exons ATGCGAGTTGAAAGGGATGTGCCACCTGTGACACTGGATGGAGAGGTTCTGAGTTTCAAAGAATGGATTCTGAACCTGGGTAATAGAGTTCAACAAACATATGAATTCGGTGACGCCAGTGACTCCTCGTGGATCAAAATCCCCAAAGAG CTGCTTGTCACCTATTCTGGGGATCCAGTGAAAGCAATAGTCAATGAAATCAATTCAGACCTGCAGCAGAGCCATGGTTGCCTTGAATACCTGCGTGACCGAGCCATATTAACACCCCTTAATGAATATGTAGACAAGATTAATGGCTACGTATTGGATGCGCTTCCAGGCACCTCTACGGTCTATAAAAGTTATGACACTATCTGTAAGGGTTTCTCCACAAATATAGTTGACGAGGTCCTGTATCCACCAGAATACCTGAATTCTCTGCGGTTCGGGGGAGTGCCCAATCATGAACTTGAACTTAACGTTGGTGTCCCTATAATGCTACTTCGCAACCTGAACCCAAAAAAAAGGTTATGTAATGGGACCCGATTGATCGTTACCCAATGCTATCGATTTGTTATAGAGGTTTTGATTATAACTGGGAATAAAATTTGTGAAAAAACATATATACCAAGGATATGTATGTCCCCAGCTGACAAAACAATGCCCTTTGTTCTGAAAAGAAAACAATTTCCCGTTGTAGTTTGTTACGCAATGACAATAAATAAGAGTCAAGGGCAGACGGTGAAAAATGTGGGCCTATATTTACCTAAGCCCGTGTTCAGCCATGGACAGCTCTACGTTACCGTATCACGGGTGACCTCACCAACTGGATTGAAAATTGTCTGTGTTAATGAAGAAGACATGTATGACGGTTATACAAAGAATATTGTATACCATGAAATCTTCAACGACATCATGGCCACACAATAA
- the LOC141689337 gene encoding uncharacterized protein LOC141689337, with translation MTEQVHEFEILVHALGESDMVLPEKFRVMSVIEKLPKFWEEFALSLKRQKGEITWTNFMLDISVQEQRKSKQGYMMHVEHGSSKANVVIVGQKSKDCPSKKAKKVVVVAQANTVLGLGTTSGPVANMVVGEVVASRTDDGVME, from the exons atgactgaacaggttcatgagtttgagatttTGGTTCATGCTTTGGGTGAGTCCGATATGGTCTTGCCTGAGAAGTTTCGAGTAatgtctgtgattgaaaagctccctaaattttgggaagagtttgctctctccctgaaaagacagaaaggagagatcacatggactaacttTATGTTGGACATCTCTGTGCAGGAGCAACGCAAATCCAAACAGGGATATATGATGCATgtggaacatgggagctcgaaggCAAATGTAGTGATTGTAGGACAAAAAAGTAaggactgtccaagtaagaaagctaagaaagttgttgtggtagctcaagcaaatactgtgcttggacttggaacaacaagtgggcctgtagctaacatggtcgttggtgaggttgttgcctctagaaccgatgacgg AGTaatggagtga